A window from Drosophila yakuba strain Tai18E2 chromosome 3L, Prin_Dyak_Tai18E2_2.1, whole genome shotgun sequence encodes these proteins:
- the LOC6533104 gene encoding peptidoglycan-recognition protein LD isoform X2, which yields MDSSHIAVRAARRSPSPAAVSQSTYGSLESIPGIHIRVDKDCDVSESTPLLAAAQRSTNTHTPSSHTASSSPALSSCNPTLQHDCINWRSVGLLVMCASALALAAYLLWRQTQAPDFGYRLSLIGHDVWSDVDLQGRGTLLDPISVCTVIFTHTEGNGCHDDCPDVLRELERSHLGELPYNFLVAGDCQVFEAQGWHYRSQIPRDLPGKDSLVVAFVGNFSGRPPIACQLMAAQALILESLKRRTLRQEYQLYVMGSRTDALQRELRHWPHYASHHTDK from the exons ATGGACTCCAGCCACATAGCCGTGCGAGCGG CACGTCGTAGTCCCTCGCCAGCCGCCGTCTCCCAGTCCACGTATGGCAGCCTGGAATCCATCCCAGGCATACACATTCGCGTCGACAAGGATTGCGATGTCAGCGAATCCACTCCCCTGCTGGCAGCTGCTCAGCGCTCCACCAATACACATACACCCTCATCCCACACAGCCTCCTCCTCGCCGGCGCTGTCTTCCTGCAACCCGACGCTCCAGCACGACTGCATCAATTGGCGCTCGGTGGGTCTGCTGGTCATGTGTGCCTCCGCCTTGGCACTCGCCGCCTATTTGCTCTGGAGACAAA CCCAAGCGCCTGACTTTGGCTACCGACTCAGTCTCATAGGGCACGATGTATGGTCGGATGTGGATCTTCAGGGTCGGGGCACACTCTTGGATCCGATCAGTGTCTGCACAGTGATCTTTACCCATACCGAGGGCAATGGGTGCCATGATGATTGCCCGGATGTATTGCGTGAGTTGGAA AGGTCGCATCTGGGGGAGCTGCCCTACAACTTCCTGGTGGCCGGCGATTGCCAGGTCTTTGAGGCACAAGGTTGGCACTATCGAAGCCAAATCCCGAGGGATCTTCCCGGAAAAGACTCTTTGGTGGTGGCCTTCGTGGGTAACTTCAGTGGGAGACCACCCATCGCCTGCCAGTTGATGGCCGCCCAGGCTCTGATCCTGGAATCCCTGAAGCGCCGTACACTGCGGCAGGAGTACCAACTGTACGTGATGGGCAGCAGAACGGACGCACTGCAGCGCGAACTGCGACACTGGCCGCACTACGCGAGCCACCACACGGATAAGTGA
- the LOC6533104 gene encoding peptidoglycan-recognition protein LD isoform X1: MPIFVSAYSLRAISKYYDHQDQSGLDKLCHLTNHLVAFISAKLHNVLFALFFATIARRSPSPAAVSQSTYGSLESIPGIHIRVDKDCDVSESTPLLAAAQRSTNTHTPSSHTASSSPALSSCNPTLQHDCINWRSVGLLVMCASALALAAYLLWRQTQAPDFGYRLSLIGHDVWSDVDLQGRGTLLDPISVCTVIFTHTEGNGCHDDCPDVLRELERSHLGELPYNFLVAGDCQVFEAQGWHYRSQIPRDLPGKDSLVVAFVGNFSGRPPIACQLMAAQALILESLKRRTLRQEYQLYVMGSRTDALQRELRHWPHYASHHTDK, from the exons ATGCCGATCTTCGTGAGCGCCTACAGTCTACGTGCCATCAGCAAGTACTATGACCACCAAGATCAGAGTGGCCTGGACAAACTGTGCCACTTGACTAATCATCTGGTAGCTTTTATCTCGGCTAAACTCCATAATGTGTTGTTTGCTCTATTTTTCGCTACGATAGCACGTCGTAGTCCCTCGCCAGCCGCCGTCTCCCAGTCCACGTATGGCAGCCTGGAATCCATCCCAGGCATACACATTCGCGTCGACAAGGATTGCGATGTCAGCGAATCCACTCCCCTGCTGGCAGCTGCTCAGCGCTCCACCAATACACATACACCCTCATCCCACACAGCCTCCTCCTCGCCGGCGCTGTCTTCCTGCAACCCGACGCTCCAGCACGACTGCATCAATTGGCGCTCGGTGGGTCTGCTGGTCATGTGTGCCTCCGCCTTGGCACTCGCCGCCTATTTGCTCTGGAGACAAA CCCAAGCGCCTGACTTTGGCTACCGACTCAGTCTCATAGGGCACGATGTATGGTCGGATGTGGATCTTCAGGGTCGGGGCACACTCTTGGATCCGATCAGTGTCTGCACAGTGATCTTTACCCATACCGAGGGCAATGGGTGCCATGATGATTGCCCGGATGTATTGCGTGAGTTGGAA AGGTCGCATCTGGGGGAGCTGCCCTACAACTTCCTGGTGGCCGGCGATTGCCAGGTCTTTGAGGCACAAGGTTGGCACTATCGAAGCCAAATCCCGAGGGATCTTCCCGGAAAAGACTCTTTGGTGGTGGCCTTCGTGGGTAACTTCAGTGGGAGACCACCCATCGCCTGCCAGTTGATGGCCGCCCAGGCTCTGATCCTGGAATCCCTGAAGCGCCGTACACTGCGGCAGGAGTACCAACTGTACGTGATGGGCAGCAGAACGGACGCACTGCAGCGCGAACTGCGACACTGGCCGCACTACGCGAGCCACCACACGGATAAGTGA
- the LOC6533104 gene encoding peptidoglycan-recognition protein LD isoform X3: protein MPIFVSAYSLRAISKYYDHQDQSGLDKLCHLTNHLVAFISAKLHNVLFALFFATIARRSPSPAAVSQSTYGSLESIPGIHIRVDKDCDVSESTPLLAAAQRSTNTHTPSSHTASSSPALSSCNPTLQHDCINWRSVGLLVMCASALALAAYLLWRQS, encoded by the exons ATGCCGATCTTCGTGAGCGCCTACAGTCTACGTGCCATCAGCAAGTACTATGACCACCAAGATCAGAGTGGCCTGGACAAACTGTGCCACTTGACTAATCATCTGGTAGCTTTTATCTCGGCTAAACTCCATAATGTGTTGTTTGCTCTATTTTTCGCTACGATAGCACGTCGTAGTCCCTCGCCAGCCGCCGTCTCCCAGTCCACGTATGGCAGCCTGGAATCCATCCCAGGCATACACATTCGCGTCGACAAGGATTGCGATGTCAGCGAATCCACTCCCCTGCTGGCAGCTGCTCAGCGCTCCACCAATACACATACACCCTCATCCCACACAGCCTCCTCCTCGCCGGCGCTGTCTTCCTGCAACCCGACGCTCCAGCACGACTGCATCAATTGGCGCTCGGTGGGTCTGCTGGTCATGTGTGCCTCCGCCTTGGCACTCGCCGCCTATTTGCTCTGGAGACAAA GTTGA
- the LOC6533105 gene encoding alpha-tocopherol transfer protein-like, whose translation MVQDQGESTVLPEALLKIAKRELREDRCTREQCLEQLRNWVAKNEDLRNVRCDDTFLLRFLRAKKFSVPMAEQTLLKYLNIRRTFPHMSTQLDYLEPRLGDLIDQGYIFAVPQRDKHGRRVVVINAKGLNPKIHTSCDQAKAHFLTYECLMEDQETQITGLTHVGDFAGVTTAHVTNWNPTEFARIFKWGEQSLPMRHKEIHLINVPSTLKWLIDFVKNRVSSKMKNRLIIYGSEKELMKSVDQGCLPLEMGGKVPMREMIELWKQELATKRDLILGLDKSTLLSDRGIQRKSSFNAEKASTGGPNFVSQIESIEGSFRKLEFD comes from the coding sequence ATGGTGCAGGATCAGGGAGAGAGCACAGTGCTGCCGGAGGCACTGCTGAAGATCGCCAAGCGGGAGCTGCGCGAGGATCGTTGCACCCGGGAGCAGTGCCTGGAGCAGCTGCGCAATTGGGTGGCCAAGAACGAGGATCTGCGGAATGTGCGATGCGACGACACCTTCCTGCTGCGCTTCCTGCGCGCCAAGAAGTTCAGTGTGCCGATGGCCGAGCAGACGCTGCTCAAGTACCTGAACATCAGGCGCACATTTCCGCACATGAGCACCCAGCTGGACTATCTGGAGCCGCGACTCGGCGACCTCATCGATCAGGGATACATTTTTGCGGTGCCACAGCGGGATAAGCACGGTCGCCGCGTGGTGGTCATCAATGCCAAGGGACTGAATCCGAAGATACACACCAGCTGCGACCAGGCGAAGGCGCATTTCCTCACCTACGAGTGCCTGATGGAGGATCAGGAGACGCAGATCACCGGACTGACGCATGTGGGTGACTTTGCCGGTGTGACCACGGCGCATGTGACCAACTGGAATCCCACGGAGTTCGCGCGCATCTTCAAGTGGGGTGAGCAATCGCTGCCCATGCGTCACAAGGAGATCCACCTTATCAATGTGCCATCCACGCTCAAGTGGCTCATTGATTTCGTGAAGAACCGCGTCAGCTCCAAGATGAAGAACCGCCTGATCATCTACGGCAGCGAAAAGGAGCTGATGAAGAGCGTGGATCAGGGCTGTCTGCCACTGGAAATGGGCGGCAAAGTGCCCATGCGTGAGATGATCGAGCTGTGGAAACAGGAGCTGGCGACCAAGCGCGACCTCATCCTCGGCCTGGACAAGAGCACTCTGCTCTCCGATCGCGGCATCCAGCGGAAAAGCAGCTTCAATGCCGAAAAGGCCTCCACCGGCGGACCAAACTTCGTTTCACAAATCGAGTCCATCGAGGGCAGCTTTCGGAAACTGGAATTCGACTAG
- the LOC6533106 gene encoding E3 ubiquitin-protein ligase Bre1, translating into MSKRSADDATGSSCLVAAAAAGQPPIKKVHFEPHLIGPVSTLEEMDIKVLEFQNKKLAQRIEQRMRTEAELRHRIEQLEKRQTQDDAVLNVVNRYWNQLNEDIRVLLQRFDAETADELENRNENEVTTSFLAQLSTWDKEELDEKLANRVQVSKRAVAKIVQVIDRLMQRNEKITHVLKGDSLATAGSGSGSGAGGEEEQQQSSGDAETTTPSAGVHALEETLKQTHIEIMSENHKLQNLNTSLHEKFHTMSLKMKEYQDAHTAKETENAELKNQIDELQYDLEKIHCRNDKLENHLAEAIEKLKAYHQIYGDPNKSTNSAKTPTSTGTGGATTSVNSQLLEELQKELEEYRELANNRLQELDKLHATHRETLKEVEKLKMDIRQLPESVIVETTEYKCLQSQFSVLYNESMQIKTMLDETRNQLQTSKNQHLRQIEVMESEELIAQKKVRSEMIQMEDVLALIRKEYEALRIEFEQNMAANEQTAPINREMRHLITSLQNHNGQLKGEVQRYKRKYKDTSTDNLKLRQELADALATLEGNKLQAASGAAGEEIKQENSTSVKEENSNNVSASGQTNQTNSGNDTNVAIKEENHNSAEDEADDDGSGKDLKDGIKQEKLSSGDAATAEKKDSPGPGNSTTSATNAVPVKNEKDSKDGVKGKEVKAVESETVRDLKAQLKKALNDQKEMKLLLDMYKGVSKDQRDKVQLMATEKKLRSEIEELRQQLKKLQESKREERKKLADEEALRKIKQLEEQKYELQKQMANHKPTDNSWGSGAPGTANYTRPFVGSHEEEALLNEMEVTGQAFEDMQEQNSRLIQQLREKDDANFKLMSERIKANQLHKLLREEKTVLEDQMTTATTQIEAMHIVLRKLEEKERSLQATVASIEKELMLRQQAMEMHKRKAIESAQSAADLKLHLEKYHAQMKEAQQVVAEKTSSLEAEAYKTKRLQEELAQFKRKAERMKKMEMSGTTIDEVMIEEIREYKETLTCPSCKVKRKDAVLSKCFHVFCYDCLRTRYETRQRKCPKCNCAFGANDYHRLYLQ; encoded by the exons ATGTCGAAACGGAGCGCCGACGACGCCACCGGCAGCAGCTGCTTGGTGGCCGCTGCAGCCGCCGGCCAGCCGCCCATCAAGAAGGTGCACTTCGAGCCCCATCTTATTGGGCCGGTGTCCACACTGGAGGAGATGGACATCAAGGTGCTGGAGTTTCAGAACAAGAAGCTCGCACAGCGCATCGAACAGCGGATGCGAACAGAGGCGGAACTGCGACATCGTATCgagcagctggaaaagcggCAAACGCAGGACGACGCCGTACTAAACGTGGTCAATAGGTATTGGAATCAGCTGAACGAGGACATACGGGTCCTGTTGCAGCGCTTCGATGCCGAGACGGCCGATGAACTGGAGAACCGGAATGAGAACGAGGTGACCACCTCGTTTCTCGCCCAGCTGTCCACCTGGGACAAGGAGGAGCTGGACGAGAAGCTGGCCAACCGCGTCCAAGTGTCCAAGAGGGCGGTGGCCAAGATCGTACAGGTTATTGATAGGTTAATGCAACGCAATGAGAAGATAACTCATGTCTTGAAAGGTGATAGTCTGGCTACAGCTGGGTCCGGTTCCGGATCGGGAGCTGGCGGCGAGGAGGAACAACAGCAGTCCAGCGGCGATGCGGAAACCACAACGCCATCGGCCGGTGTCCATGCGCTGGAGGAAACGTTGAAGCAAACGCACATCGAGATCATGAGCGAGAATCACAAGCTACAGAATCTGAATACCTCGCTGCACGAGAAGTTCCACACCATGTCGCTGAAGATGAAGGAGTACCAGGACGCGCACACCGCCAAGGAGACGGAGAACGCCGAACTGAAGAACCAGATAGACGAACTGCAATATGACCTAGAGAAGATCCATTGCCGGAATGATAAGCTGGAGAACCATCTGGCCGAGGCCATTGAAAAGCTGAAGGCCTACCACCAGATCTACGGTGATCCCAATAAGAGCACCAATAGTGCCAAGACACCCACTTCCACAGGCACCGGCGGCGCCACCACTAGCGTTAATAGCCAGCTCTTGGAGGAGCTGCAAAAGGAGCTAGAGGAGTACCGCGAACTGGCCAACAACCGACTGCAGGAGCTGGATAAGCTCCACGCCACGCATCGCGAAACCCTCAAGGAGGTGGAGAAGCTGAAAATGGAT ATACGACAGTTACCGGAATCAGTAATTGTGGAAACCACGGAGTACAAGTGCCTGCAGAGCCAGTTTTCCGTGCTCTACAACGAGTCCATGCAGATAAAGACCATGTTGGACGAGACCCGAAACCAGCTGCAAACGAGCAAGAACCAGCATCTGCGGCAAATCGAAGTGATGGAGAGCGAGGAACTTATCGCCCAGAAGAAGGTCCGCAGCGAGATGATTCAGATGGAGGACGTTCTAGCCCTCATCCGAAAGGAGTACGAAGCGCTACGCATCGAGTTCGAGCAGAACATGGCAGCTAACGAGCAGACGGCACCCATTAATCGCGAGATGCGCCACCTGATCACCTCTCTGCAAAACCACAATGGCCAACTGAAGGGGGAGGTGCAGCGCTACAAGCGAAAGTACAAGGACACTTCCACGGACAACTTAAAGCTGCGTCAGGAGCTGGCCGATGCTCTAGCTACACTCGAAGGCAACAAGTTGCAGGCGGCAAGTGGTGCGGCAGGCGAAGAAATCAAGCAGGAGAACTCCACAAGTGTCAAAGAGGAGAACTCTAACAACGTTTCCGCCAGTGGTCAAaccaaccaaacgaattccGGCAACGACACCAACGTAGCCATCAAGGAGGAAAACCATAACTCGGCTGAAGACGAAGCTGATGACGATGGCAGTGGTAAGGACCTGAAGGACGGCATCAAGCAGGAGAAGCTCTCATCTGGTGATGCGGCGACAGCCGAAAAGAAGGATTCTCCTGGACCCGGAAACTCAACAACTTCTGCTACCAATGCTGTACCCGTCAAAAACGAAAAGGATTCCAAGGATGGTGTCAAGGGCAAGGAAGTGAAGGCAGTGGAAAGCGAAACGGTGCGGGATCTGAAGGCGCAACTAAA AAAAGCGCTGAACGACCAGAAAGAAATGAAACTCCTGCTGGATATGTACAAAGGCGTATCGAAGGATCAGCGCGACAAGGTCCAGCTGATGGCCACCGAGAAGAAGCTGCGCTCCGAGATCGAGGAGCTGCGCCAGCAGTTAAAGAAGCTGCAGGAAAGCAAGCGCGAGGAACGCAAGAAGCTGGCCGACGAGGAGGCGTTACGTAAGATTAAGCAACTGGAGGAGCAGAAGTACGAGCTGCAAAAACAGATGGCCAACCACAAGCCCACGGATAATTCTTGGGGCAGCGGAGCTCCTGGTACAGCGAACTACACGCGACCGTTTGTCGGCTCCCACGAAGAGGAGGCATTGCTAAACGAGATGGAGGTTACCGGGCAAGCGTTCGAGGACATGCAGGAGCAGAATTCCCGGCTCATACAACAACTGCGTGAGAAGGACGACGCCAACTTTAAGCTAATGTCGGAGCGCATCAAGGCCAACCAGCTGCACAAACTGCTGAGAGAGGAAAAGACGGTGCTGGAGGATCAAATGACAACGGCGACCACGCAAATCGAAGCCATGCACATTGTGCTGCGTAAGCTCGAAGAGAAGGAACGCAGCCTGCAGGCCACAGTCGCCTCCATTGAGAAAGAGTTGATGCTGCGGCAGCAAGCCATGGAGATGCACAAACGCAAGGCGATTGAATCGGCGCAGTCGGCAGCGGACCTCAAGCTGCATCTCGAAAAGTATCACGCGCAAATGAAGGAGGCGCAGCAAGTGGTGGCGGAGAAGACCAGTTCGCTGGAGGCAGAGGCCTACAAGACCAAGCGGCTGCAAGAGGAGCTTGCGCAGTTTAAACGCAAGGCAGAGCGTATGAAGAAGATGGAGATGTCGGGCACCACCATCGACGAGGTGATGATCGAGGAGATCCGAGAATACAAAGAAACGCTCACGTGTCCCTCGTGCAAGGTGAAGCGGAAGGATGCTGTTCTGTCAAAGTGTTTCCATGTCTTCTGCTACGACTGCCTGCGCACACGGTATGAAACGCGGCAGCGGAAGTGTCCCAAATGCAACTGCGCCTTTGGCGCCAACGATTATCATAGGCTATATCTGCAGTAG
- the LOC6533107 gene encoding tektin-1, translating into MLPNLKSRRISGLQLAGKHLGPVAKCPPRYSEEDWDYNNKIKFRITCDQEKLAERIVEESRRVVDETKDTTKNWQREVEHHMRERTSEIRFLVDELNRQKKTAALEDEALNTYRNRVLNCIEFLKDKSLAICKQCLILREGRIGVDLCDDEVDRSLRRELKVIKGCQGLADAALKEAEEQIRKLRAAIYLLDQDLAAKDKSLAIDEKNLKLKEFQHDLAKGQDLSKQHCQFSLTEWQAQTYENLEANAKALVSAGQLRAYIDLLLKQVCEDMQNQTDRTNEAFERRISETKHVKQCLENKHKDTMDHIHQVQRNMTELEKEMMDKQRAITLCQTRLSNRAHRPGLELTCDMVQDALYNELQALKASVCKLNQKLNENKASMRYLMHVQVMQEEEINIKANTCKIDEVDCMTLRQALKYQTF; encoded by the exons ATGTTGCCCAACCTGAAGTCGCGCCGCATCAGCGGCCTGCAGCTGGCCGGGAAGCACTTGGGTCCGGTGGCCAAGTGCCCGCCGAGATATTCCGAGGAGGACTGGGACTATAACAACAAGATCAAGTTTCGCATCACCTGCGACCAGGAGAAGTTGGCCGAACGGATCGTGGA GGAATCGCGTCGCGTGGTGGACGAAACGAAGGACACCACCAAGAACTGGCAGCGCGAGGTGGAACATCATATGCGCGAACGGACGAGCGAAATTCGATTTCTGGTGGACGAGTTGAATCGCCAGAAGAAGACCGCCGCTCTGGAGGATGAGGCGTTGAACACCTATCGCAATCGGGTGCTGAACTGCATTGAGTTCCTCAAGGACAAGTCGCTGGCCATTTGCAAGCAGTGCCTGATCCTTCGCGAAGGCCGGATTGGTGTGGATCTGTGCGACGACGAGGTGGACCGCTCGCTGCGCCGTGAGCTCAAGGTGATCAAGGGGTGTCAGGGATTGGCCGATGCCGCCCTCAAGGAGGCCGAGGAGCAGATCCGCAAGCTGCGCGCCGCCATCTATCTGCTGGATCAGGACCTGGCCGCCAAGGATAAGTCACTGGCCATCGACGAGAAGAACTTGAAGCTCAAGGAGTTCCAGCACGACCTGGCTAAGGGACAGGACTTGTCCAAGCAGCATTG CCAATTTTCGCTGACCGAGTGGCAGGCGCAGACGTACGAGAATCTGGAGGCCAACGCCAAGGCTCTGGTGTCCGCCGGGCAGCTGCGGGCCTACATCGATCTGCTGCTGAAGCAGGTGTGCGAGGACATGCAAAACCAGACGGACAGGACGAACGAGGCGTTCGAGCGCAGGATCTCGGAGACGAAGCACGTGAAGCAGTGCCTGGAGAACAAGCACAAGGACACCATGGACCACATCCATCAGGTGCAGCGCAACATGAccgagctggagaaggagaTGATGGACAAGCAGAGGGCCATTACCCTGTGCCAGACGCGACTGAGCAATCGTGCCCACCGTCCTGGCTTGGAGCTGACCTGTGACATGGTCCAGGATGCCCTCTACAATGAACTGCAGGCCCTGAAGGCATCCGTCTGCAAGCTCAACCAGAAGCTGAACGAGAACAAGGCATCCATGCGGTACCTGATGCACGTCCAGGTGATGCAGGAGGAGGAGATTAATATCAAGGCGAACACCTGCAAGATCGACGAGGTCGACTGCATGACTCTGCGACAGGCGCTGAAGTATCAAACATTTTAG
- the LOC6533108 gene encoding ribosomal protein S6 kinase beta-2, translating to MADVSDPSELFDLELHDLELQDDKARDSDDDRIELDDVDLEPELCINLHQDTEGQETIQLCEENVNPGKIKLGPKDFELKKVLGKGGYGKVFQVRKTAGRDANKYFAMKVLKKASIVTNQKDTAHTRAERNILEAVKHPFIVELVYAFQTDGKLYLILEYLSGGELFMHLEREGIFLEDTTCFYLSEIILALGHLHKLGIIYRDLKPENILLDAQGHVKLTDFGLCKEHIQEGIVTHTFCGTIEYMAPEILTRSGHGKAVDWWSLGALMFDMLTGVPPFTAENRKKTIETILKAKLNLPAYLTPEARDLVRRLMKRQEPQRLGSGPEDAAAVQIHPFFKHVNWDDVLARRLEPPIKPLLRSEDDVSQFDTRFTRQIPVDSPDDTTLSESANLIFQGFTYVAPSILEDMHRANRMPARSPRRTPRQLPDSSFRLQFPSANVGANAPMAMHGHPQRSGMFARATPPHHMQPFAPRPSPAQDEMMDVQQGLPMV from the exons atgGCGGACGTGAGCGATCCCAGCGAGCTGTTCGACCTGGAGCTGCACGACCTGGAGCTGCAGGACGACAAGGCCAGGGACTCCGACGACGACAGGATCGAGCTGGACGAC GTTGACCTAGAACCGGAATTGTGTATTAATCTGCACCAAGA CACCGAGGGCCAGGAGACCATACAGCTCTGCGAGGAGAATGTCAATCCAGGTAAAATCAAGCTGGGACCCAAGGACTTTGAGCTCAAGAAGGTCCTTGGCAAAGGTGGTTATGGCAAAGTATTTCAG GTGCGCAAAACCGCTGGACGAGATgctaacaaatattttgccatGAAGGTGCTCAAAAAGGCATCCATTGTGACCAATCAAAAGGACACAGCGCACACCCGCGCCGAGCGCAATATACTCGAGGCAGTCAAG CATCCCTTCATAGTGGAGCTGGTTTATGCCTTCCAGACAGACGGAAAACTATACCTTATACTTGAATATCTCAGCGGCGGAGAGCTGTTCATGCATTTGGAGCGCGAGGGCATCTTCTTGGAGGATACCACATG CTTCTATCTAAGCGAAATCATTTTGGCCTTGGGCCATCTACACAAACTGGGCATCATCTATCGCGATCTAAAGCCCGAGAACATACTGCTCGATGCACAGGGACACGTGAAGCTCACCGACTTCGGACTGTGCAAGGAGCACATACAAGAGGGTATTGTCACCCACACCTTCTGCGGCACAATTGAGTACAT GGCACCTGAAATCTTGACCAGAAGTGGCCATGGCAAAGCAGTCGACTGGTGGTCACTGGGCGCTCTCATGTTTGACATGCTCACAGGAGTC CCACCCTTCACCGCCGAGAATCGCAAGAAGACCATCGAGACCATTCTGAAAGCCAAGCTCAATCTGCCAGCCTACCTCACACCGGAAGCCAGGGATCTGGTGCGTCGCCTGATGAAGCGGCAGGAACCTCAGCGCCTTGGCAGCGGACCCGAGGATGCGGCGGCTGTGCAAATCCACCCATTCTTCAAGCACGTCAACTGGGACGATGTGCTCGCCAGACGCCTCGAACCGCCTATAAAGCCGCTCTTG AGAAGCGAGGACGATGTCTCACAGTTCGACACAAGATTCACAAGACAAATTCCAGTGGACTCACCTGATGATACGACGCTAAGCGAAAGtgccaatttaattttccaa GGTTTCACCTACGTAGCGCCCTCGATACTGGAGGACATGCATCGGGCCAACCGGATGCCGGCACGCTCCCCACGACGCACTCCTCGCCAGCTGCCGGACAGCAGCTTCCGCCTACAGTTCCCATCGGCCAATGTGGGCGCCAATGCGCCGATGGCCATGCACGGTCATCCGCAGCGTTCCGGGATGTTTGCACGGGCCACGCCTCCGCACCATATGCAGCCATTCGCGCCACGCCCCTCGCCGGCGCAGGACGAGATGATGGACGTGCAGCAGGGTCTGCCGATGGTCTAA